Proteins from one Dehalococcoidia bacterium genomic window:
- a CDS encoding AMP-binding protein translates to METPDEPAIVFGHEEMSYSQLDEATDALGVYLRYCGVSTDDPVGIFMETCPEYIVASIGTLKAGGAFMPMDLDSPEPLLRAIVAESQPKVVVTKSPHLSRLDGFMGTHILSIDSDQSWRSFDAAAGGTHVATDSLAFIPYTSGTTGDPKGVMLA, encoded by the coding sequence TTGGAGACTCCAGATGAGCCGGCAATAGTGTTCGGCCATGAGGAGATGTCTTACAGTCAACTTGATGAGGCGACGGACGCACTTGGCGTCTACCTTCGCTATTGCGGTGTTTCAACTGATGACCCGGTTGGCATTTTCATGGAGACCTGCCCGGAGTACATCGTCGCGAGCATCGGAACTCTGAAGGCCGGCGGGGCCTTCATGCCCATGGACCTCGACTCTCCTGAACCTTTGCTGCGGGCCATAGTCGCAGAATCGCAGCCCAAGGTGGTGGTCACCAAATCTCCCCACCTGTCCAGACTGGACGGATTCATGGGGACGCACATACTGTCCATTGACAGTGATCAGTCCTGGAGGAGCTTCGATGCAGCAGCCGGTGGTACCCACGTCGCCACTGACAGCCTGGCGTTCATCCCCTACACCTCGGGCACGACCGGAGACCCGAAGGGGGTAATGCTGGCCAG